The Coffea arabica cultivar ET-39 chromosome 8e, Coffea Arabica ET-39 HiFi, whole genome shotgun sequence genome window below encodes:
- the LOC140012741 gene encoding uncharacterized protein gives MGFQLPSKCFCCATAEAETIEHVFFTGRLAQEVWSFFNATCGVTPQSQNLRACLLSWWLLATTSEEWRFVLARLPSWICWNIWKARNKAVFEGVVPQNQELCKAIFRDIKAMFEIQFSRVVDARVFPEMCDAIAKLPSLKYGFTIVGWKPSATGQLTLNTDGCSKGNPGMSGGGGVIRDSDGHLVFAFSAFLGEETSLRAEILALLIGLRLCVGRGVATPFVQSDSAVLVGVLQRRFHYPWHVRAEVEQIWQMVTEVGRFSHYVRETNKVTDVLANVGVRHVQEPLRIYDTLQAAPGLARGAIRLDQLGVPVIRRGRRAVRGDI, from the coding sequence ATGGGGTTCCAATTGCCGTCCAAGTGCTTCTGTTGTGCTACAGCCGAGGCAGAGACGATTGAACATGTCTTTTTCACTGGCCGACTAGCGCAGGAGGTTTGGAGTTTCTTCAATGCGACTTGTGGTGTCACTCCTCAGTCTCAGAATTTACGAGCATGCCTCCTGAGTTGGTGGCTACTAGCGACTACGTCAGAAGAATGGCGGTTTGTGCTTGCCAGATTGCCCAGTTGGATATGCTGGAATATTTGGAAGGCGAGGAATAAAGCAGTTTTTGAGGGAGTTGTGCCTCAAAATCAAGAGCTCTGCAAGGCAATCTTTAGGGATATCAAAGCAATGTTCGAGATTCAGTTTTCACGGGTGGTAGATGCACGTGTTTTTCCGGAGATGTGTGATGCGATTGCAAAGCTCCCCTCCCTCAAGTATGGGTTCACCATTGTGGGGTGGAAGCCAAGTGCAACTGGGCAGCTGACACTCAACACTGATGGGTGTTCCAAGGGGAATCCTGGTATGAGTGGTGGAGGTGGAGTAATTAGGGATTCCGACGGTCACCTAGTGTTTGCATTCTCAGCCTTTCTTGGTGAAGAAACCAGCTTACGGGCAGAGATTCTAGCGCTATTAATAGGGCTCCGGTTATGTGTAGGACGGGGAGTGGCCACACCTTTTGTTCAATCGGACTCTGCAGTCTTAGTGGGAGTTCTACAACGACGATTTCATTACCCGTGGCATGTCCGAGCTGAGGTAGAGCAGATATGGCAAATGGTTACGGAGGTGGGCAGGTTTTCGCACTATGTTCGAGAGACGAACAAAGTAACAGATGTATTGGCTAATGTGGGGGTCAGGCATGTCCAGGAACCGCTTAGAATTTATGACACCCTACAGGCAGCTCCGGGGTTGGCTAGGGGGGCAATTCGACTTGATCAATTGGGAGTACCAGTTATTAGGAGAGGGAGGAGGGCCGTGAGAGGAGACATTTAG